In Halosimplex halophilum, the genomic stretch GTCGGGGCCGCTCGGCCGGTCGCGGTTCTCCCGGCCGGTCGCGATTCCCGCGACGGGTCGCGGCCGGGGAACTTAATCCGCGTCGCCGTCAACCCTCGTGCATGTCGACGCTCACGCTCGTCGGGTCCCGCCTGGCCGAGCCCGGACAGGAGTTCGTCTACCGGGGCGAGGCGAGCGCCTGCGACGGATGCCCGTACCGCGACCAGTGCCTCACGCTCACCGAGGGGCGGCGCTACCGCGTCGACTCCGTCCGCGAGAACGGGAGCACGCTCGACTGCGGCGTCCACGACTCGGGCGTCGTCGCCGTCGAGGTCGTCCCCGCGAGCGTGCGCGCGAACGTCGCGAGCGCCAGCGCCTACGCCGGGAGCAAGGTGTCGCTGGAGGGGCCCTGTCCGCACACCGACTGCCCGAGCCACGAGCTGTGCGAGCCCGAGGGCGTGGCGTTCGACGAACAGCGGCGCATCGAGACGGTCGTCGGCGACCCGCCCCACGACTTCTGCGCGCTGGACCGGGAGCTGACCACCGTCGAGTTCGAGGCCCACGAGGAGTGACGGCCCGCGACTCGCGAGCACCGGACGGACACGAGCGCCCGACGGGAACGTCGTACGTCGACGACGACTGGGTGCGGAGCCCGCCCGCCGGGAAGACCGTGCTGTTCACGGACCGGCCCGACGACCCCGACCGGGACCCGCTGCGCTTCGAGATGTGGCTCGACGCCGACGGGTCCCACGGGCCGATGCGCCACGTCCACCCCGAACAGGACGAGTTCTTCGAGGTCGTCGACGGCCGGCTGGGGGTCTTCCACGAGGGGACGACGACCGAGCACGGGCCGGGCGAGCGCGTCGAGATCCCCGCGGGCGACGAACACCGGTTCTGGAACGCGGGGTCGACGGACCTGCACCTCCGGGGCGGCGTCGACCCGGGGCTGCGGACGGAACCGTTCATGCGGATCACCTACGGGCTGGCCCGCGACGGCGAGCCGGTCACGCCCTCCGGGATGGTGCTGAACCTCCTCCGGGTCGCCGTGCTCCTCGCGGAGTTCGACGACATGCTCTACCTCGCGGGCGCGCCCGTGTGGCTCCAGCGGCTCGGCGTCGACGCGCTCGCGCCGGTCGGGCGGCTGCTGGGGTACGGGAACGCGTATCCGGAGTACCGACCGTAAGGACCGCTTCGCTCGGCGTGGGGGCGGCCGCGCCTCAGCCGGACAGCGTGCCGACGCGCTCGGCGGTGTAGCCGAACACGTCCTCGTAGCCGTACGCCGACAGCAGGACGGGATGGAAGTTCTCCTCGGCGACCACCGCCTCCCCGTCGG encodes the following:
- a CDS encoding cupin domain-containing protein is translated as MTARDSRAPDGHERPTGTSYVDDDWVRSPPAGKTVLFTDRPDDPDRDPLRFEMWLDADGSHGPMRHVHPEQDEFFEVVDGRLGVFHEGTTTEHGPGERVEIPAGDEHRFWNAGSTDLHLRGGVDPGLRTEPFMRITYGLARDGEPVTPSGMVLNLLRVAVLLAEFDDMLYLAGAPVWLQRLGVDALAPVGRLLGYGNAYPEYRP
- a CDS encoding UPF0179 family protein, whose protein sequence is MSTLTLVGSRLAEPGQEFVYRGEASACDGCPYRDQCLTLTEGRRYRVDSVRENGSTLDCGVHDSGVVAVEVVPASVRANVASASAYAGSKVSLEGPCPHTDCPSHELCEPEGVAFDEQRRIETVVGDPPHDFCALDRELTTVEFEAHEE